The following proteins are encoded in a genomic region of Dyadobacter sp. UC 10:
- a CDS encoding helix-turn-helix domain-containing protein, producing MPEIGQHIEMTGELAEVVKHLYCINTADDFQTVTQHLSPSLEIILVFNLGTPVRISFGDQRFEEKKIEKLGVIGPLKKMLNYEVLPTTDLIVVSFNPNGFYRLFQIPLDQMQHEAVHDPDELLGISGFMELWQMLKTLPNRQSQVDLLIEYGNNFIKEADTESEPLLEGMHDLQNTFNQPSKAIAVDTDLSTRTIQMRFQKYLGFSTRELTRFLRFRQVIAFIQKQEHSVDWLAVVDEFGYHDQSHLIKDFRHYLSTTPRKFVQDFLGKEFCVSKPSQSDLH from the coding sequence ATGCCAGAGATCGGACAACATATTGAAATGACAGGTGAGCTGGCGGAGGTGGTCAAGCATTTATATTGTATCAATACTGCTGACGATTTCCAGACTGTCACACAGCATTTGTCGCCCAGCCTTGAAATCATACTGGTCTTTAATCTGGGGACGCCTGTTCGGATATCGTTCGGCGACCAGCGTTTTGAGGAAAAGAAAATAGAAAAGCTGGGTGTGATTGGTCCGTTAAAGAAAATGCTGAATTACGAAGTATTGCCGACAACGGACCTGATCGTAGTTTCATTTAACCCGAATGGTTTTTACCGCCTTTTTCAAATTCCCCTGGATCAAATGCAGCATGAAGCAGTACACGATCCCGACGAGTTACTGGGCATTTCCGGATTTATGGAATTGTGGCAAATGCTCAAAACCCTGCCGAACCGGCAAAGCCAGGTAGATCTGTTGATCGAGTATGGCAATAACTTTATCAAAGAAGCAGATACCGAAAGCGAGCCGCTGCTGGAAGGCATGCACGATTTACAAAATACATTCAATCAGCCTTCCAAGGCGATCGCAGTGGATACCGACCTTTCCACACGTACCATTCAAATGCGTTTTCAGAAATACCTTGGTTTTTCAACCAGGGAGCTGACGCGTTTTCTCCGGTTCAGGCAGGTGATTGCGTTTATCCAGAAACAAGAGCACTCCGTAGACTGGCTGGCGGTAGTTGACGAATTCGGTTACCACGACCAGAGCCACCTGATCAAGGATTTCAGGCATTACCTCTCCACTACCCCGCGAAAATTCGTACAGGATTTTTTAGGAAAAGAATTCTGCGTCAGCAAACCATCGCAAAGCGACCTGCATTAA
- a CDS encoding TonB-dependent receptor, which produces MKHFISFIFLVAATITPSLLQAQDNAVVNSTFSGKVLDGSSGEPLVGATVSIKGTTNGTATDADGNFTLITGQRLPFTLIVSFVGYVRKEVSVSATNVEITLDANSNQLEDVIISSRRRQESAQEVPIPISIIRGSAAEDAGAFNVNRLKELVPTVQLYVSNARNTTLNIRGLGSTYGLTNDGIDPGVGFYVDGVYYARPAATALDFIDIERIEVLRGPQGTLFGKNTTAGAFNITTRAASFDPGGSFELSYGNFGFVQAKGSITGPISKKLAARVSFTGTQRNGLFFNEHTQLPINDINNIGVRGQFLYTPSSKVNITVIGDISDQKPTGYGWPVAGVVPTQRAAYRQFNAIIADLNYKLPYSSAFERKLDLDTPSKADNRLGGVSVNADIKIGNGTLTSTSAWRFWKWVPLNDRDYIGLPVFTISSGNSVHDQWSQEIRYSGKISPKLSGVVGVFGLWQDLKSDPVQTEEAGSAQWRFAQNSNSELWKTPGLFDNFGIRTSNRIKSTSLAVFGQADWAISDKFHVLPGVRYNYDKKVVDYKREAYGGLQTTDAALLALKRGVYSDQAFNTNYDQGNFSGQLSVQYRASTRFNAYATYSIGYKPIGVNVGGLPTANGAVLLDLANVKPEYVDHKEFGIKTKPSANSILNLTFYRSDIENFQTQVQTPEPGVNRGYLANAEKVRVQGAELDGNIRFTHFTFNAAVAYTDGKYVKFQNAPVPLEEVGGPQAFKDVSGGVLPGISKWSGSVGGEANTKGTFLGLKGNYFLGLDAFYRSKFSSSPSPSQYLNIDGYSLTNGRAGFRASNGLSFFVWARNIFNKDYYELLLAAPGSYGQYAGIVGDQRTYGVTLRYSF; this is translated from the coding sequence ATGAAGCATTTCATTTCCTTTATTTTCCTGGTCGCCGCCACGATCACTCCCTCCTTATTGCAGGCGCAGGACAATGCAGTTGTCAACTCCACATTTTCAGGAAAAGTTTTAGACGGCAGCTCGGGCGAGCCGCTGGTGGGGGCGACGGTTTCGATCAAAGGTACCACCAACGGGACTGCGACAGACGCGGATGGTAATTTTACATTGATTACAGGTCAGCGGCTGCCATTTACACTGATCGTTTCCTTCGTGGGCTATGTGAGAAAAGAAGTAAGTGTGAGTGCAACCAACGTGGAAATTACTTTGGACGCCAATTCCAATCAGCTGGAAGATGTGATCATTTCGTCTCGCCGACGCCAGGAATCGGCTCAGGAAGTACCCATTCCTATCTCCATTATCCGCGGGTCGGCTGCGGAAGATGCAGGTGCGTTTAACGTAAACCGTCTGAAAGAACTCGTTCCGACTGTACAGCTTTATGTTTCCAATGCAAGAAACACTACCCTTAATATCCGCGGCTTAGGCTCTACTTACGGACTTACAAATGATGGTATCGACCCTGGCGTAGGCTTCTATGTAGACGGTGTTTACTACGCCCGTCCAGCTGCCACCGCTTTGGATTTTATTGATATAGAAAGAATTGAAGTATTGCGCGGGCCGCAGGGAACACTGTTCGGGAAAAATACAACCGCAGGTGCATTCAACATTACCACACGTGCAGCCAGCTTTGATCCGGGCGGGAGTTTTGAGCTGAGCTATGGCAATTTCGGATTTGTACAGGCGAAAGGCTCGATTACCGGCCCGATCAGCAAAAAGCTCGCGGCCCGCGTTTCTTTCACCGGAACACAGCGGAACGGTTTGTTTTTTAATGAACATACGCAGCTTCCGATCAACGACATCAACAACATTGGGGTACGCGGCCAATTCCTATACACGCCGAGCAGCAAGGTGAATATTACCGTCATCGGCGACATCTCAGACCAGAAACCAACCGGATACGGCTGGCCGGTGGCTGGTGTGGTTCCTACCCAGCGCGCGGCCTACCGCCAGTTCAATGCGATCATCGCAGATCTGAACTATAAGCTTCCCTATTCCAGCGCATTTGAAAGAAAACTGGACCTGGATACGCCTTCCAAAGCAGATAACAGGCTGGGCGGTGTTTCAGTGAACGCAGATATCAAGATCGGAAACGGAACGCTGACCTCGACCTCGGCCTGGCGTTTCTGGAAATGGGTTCCCCTGAATGACCGTGATTACATTGGTTTGCCGGTATTTACGATTTCTTCGGGTAACTCGGTGCACGATCAATGGTCTCAGGAAATCCGCTATTCAGGTAAGATCTCGCCAAAATTAAGCGGCGTGGTAGGAGTATTCGGCCTTTGGCAGGACCTGAAATCCGATCCGGTACAAACCGAAGAAGCCGGTTCGGCGCAGTGGCGGTTTGCCCAAAACTCCAACAGTGAGCTATGGAAAACGCCCGGCTTGTTCGATAACTTCGGTATCCGTACTTCCAACCGCATTAAAAGCACATCGCTGGCTGTTTTTGGTCAGGCCGACTGGGCTATTTCCGATAAATTCCACGTTTTGCCGGGTGTAAGATATAATTACGATAAAAAGGTAGTGGATTATAAAAGAGAGGCTTACGGAGGTTTGCAAACCACAGATGCCGCACTGCTCGCACTTAAAAGGGGTGTTTATTCCGACCAGGCTTTCAACACGAATTACGACCAGGGCAATTTTTCGGGGCAACTATCGGTGCAGTACCGCGCTTCCACCAGGTTTAATGCATATGCAACTTATTCGATTGGGTATAAGCCGATTGGCGTAAACGTTGGCGGCCTGCCCACTGCAAACGGCGCAGTCCTGCTCGACCTGGCGAATGTAAAACCCGAGTATGTGGACCACAAGGAATTTGGTATCAAAACCAAGCCAAGTGCCAACTCGATCCTGAACCTGACTTTCTACCGCTCGGATATTGAAAATTTCCAGACGCAGGTACAAACTCCTGAGCCCGGCGTAAACCGCGGCTACCTTGCCAATGCAGAAAAAGTACGGGTACAGGGTGCCGAGCTCGATGGTAATATCCGGTTCACGCATTTCACTTTCAATGCCGCAGTAGCCTATACGGACGGTAAATATGTAAAATTCCAGAATGCGCCCGTGCCGCTGGAAGAAGTTGGGGGCCCGCAGGCTTTCAAGGATGTTTCGGGTGGTGTACTGCCGGGTATTTCCAAATGGTCGGGATCGGTAGGTGGCGAAGCGAATACCAAAGGAACATTCCTGGGCCTGAAAGGAAACTACTTTCTCGGACTTGATGCATTTTACCGCTCCAAGTTTTCATCCAGCCCGTCGCCTTCGCAGTACCTGAATATCGATGGGTACTCACTGACCAACGGTCGCGCCGGTTTCAGGGCTTCCAACGGACTTTCGTTCTTTGTCTGGGCCAGGAATATATTTAACAAAGACTACTACGAACTGCTGCTGGCTGCGCCGGGAAGCTACGGACAATATGCCGGTATCGTAGGCGACCAGCGGACTTATGGTGTGACGCTGAGATATTCTTTCTGA
- a CDS encoding FAD/NAD(P)-binding protein produces MASKPARKRIALIGGGPSALFVYKRLVRSAASFDIEIFEKSDVLGAGMPYSKAGANTEHITNVSHNEIPKIASSIIQWIKGLSVRKQKLYNIDPEGFSQYNVFPRLLFGEYLASQFAELRDEAEKNRIITRVHYNSDVTDITDQPENGVVQVSVNGTLREFDRVIVCTGHKWPEKYEGEVPGYFASPYPPAKLRLAINHPVAIKGSSLTAIDAIRTLARENGRFEWNDEDRLVYIANEDSPKFKLVLHSRSGLLPAIRFHLDEPRITSNALLTDKEVADNMKKNGGFLSLDYIFEKNFKDAFRRRDPKIYRRIKDMKIEEFVQAVMDMRQGKPPFALFREEYKEAEKSIEERESVYWKEMLAELSFSINYPAKYLSAEDMLRLGKVLMPLIATVIAFVPQSSCDELFALHDAGRLDMVAVGGDSKVEPKKEGGIVYRYTDEQGKKHNISYQTYVDCSGQRHFSYEEFPFKGLLLKRTVSPAYICFQSREAGKKLLEEGNEDVLTNEHGDYFLKVPGVAINDCFQVVNEYGAANERIFIMAVPYIGGHNPDYSGLDFCEQASEYIVKKLEETAS; encoded by the coding sequence ATGGCCAGTAAACCCGCGCGAAAGCGCATCGCACTTATCGGAGGTGGGCCCAGCGCCCTGTTCGTTTACAAGCGGCTCGTCCGCTCCGCTGCCAGTTTTGATATTGAGATATTTGAGAAAAGCGATGTGCTGGGTGCTGGAATGCCTTACAGCAAGGCAGGTGCCAATACAGAGCACATTACAAACGTTTCCCACAACGAAATTCCAAAAATCGCCAGCTCGATCATTCAGTGGATCAAGGGATTATCTGTCAGGAAGCAGAAGCTATACAATATCGATCCTGAGGGATTTTCCCAATACAACGTTTTTCCACGACTGCTTTTCGGGGAATACCTGGCTTCGCAATTTGCAGAGCTTCGGGACGAAGCAGAAAAAAACCGGATCATAACGCGCGTACATTATAACAGCGACGTGACCGATATCACCGATCAGCCGGAAAATGGCGTGGTACAGGTTTCGGTTAATGGCACGTTGCGGGAATTTGACCGGGTGATCGTTTGCACCGGCCACAAATGGCCGGAAAAGTACGAAGGCGAAGTACCCGGCTATTTTGCGTCGCCCTACCCGCCGGCCAAGCTGCGGCTGGCGATCAACCACCCGGTGGCGATCAAAGGTTCTTCCCTCACCGCGATCGACGCGATACGGACATTGGCGCGTGAAAACGGCCGGTTTGAATGGAATGACGAAGACAGACTGGTGTATATAGCAAACGAAGACAGTCCGAAATTCAAGCTGGTGCTGCATTCGCGCAGCGGCCTGCTGCCTGCGATCCGGTTTCACCTCGACGAACCGCGGATTACCAGCAACGCGCTGCTGACAGACAAGGAAGTAGCTGATAATATGAAAAAGAACGGCGGCTTTCTTTCCCTGGACTATATTTTTGAAAAGAACTTCAAAGACGCATTCAGGAGGCGGGACCCGAAGATCTACCGCCGCATTAAGGATATGAAAATCGAGGAGTTCGTGCAGGCGGTCATGGATATGCGCCAGGGTAAGCCGCCATTTGCGCTTTTCAGGGAAGAATACAAAGAAGCTGAAAAATCGATCGAAGAACGTGAGTCCGTGTACTGGAAAGAAATGCTGGCGGAACTGAGTTTTTCCATTAATTATCCCGCCAAATACCTTTCCGCGGAAGATATGCTGCGGCTCGGAAAAGTGCTGATGCCGCTCATCGCAACTGTCATTGCATTTGTGCCGCAAAGCTCCTGCGATGAACTTTTTGCGCTGCACGATGCCGGCAGGCTGGACATGGTGGCTGTCGGAGGTGATAGTAAGGTGGAGCCTAAAAAGGAGGGCGGCATTGTGTACCGGTACACCGACGAGCAAGGCAAGAAACACAATATTTCCTATCAGACTTATGTGGATTGCTCGGGGCAGCGCCACTTTTCCTACGAAGAATTCCCTTTCAAAGGCTTGTTATTGAAAAGGACGGTGAGCCCGGCATACATCTGCTTTCAATCACGCGAAGCGGGTAAGAAGTTGCTGGAAGAGGGGAATGAGGATGTGCTGACAAATGAGCACGGCGATTATTTCCTGAAAGTACCGGGTGTGGCGATCAACGATTGCTTTCAGGTCGTGAACGAATATGGCGCTGCGAATGAGCGGATCTTCATTATGGCGGTGCCGTATATAGGCGGCCATAACCCGGACTATTCTGGTCTTGATTTCTGCGAACAGGCTTCTGAATATATTGTTAAAAAATTAGAAGAAACCGCTTCATGA
- a CDS encoding MOSC domain-containing protein: MITEQPFLSEIWVYPVKSLGGVRLETAQVEERGLQYDRRWLIVDGNGTFLTQRAHPEMALIDVAIREDSLLLSHRGNPANAVTVPLSANFSREVTVKIWKDMVPAQAVSKAADDWLSDHLQRQVRIVALSEHADRRSPDIAGQARRLISFADDFPFHLTSESSLGELNSRLPEPVGMNRFRPNFVITGATPFAEDTWKSIRISDLVFDLISPCERCAVVTINQETGRKGLEPLRTLSKFRRKERHILFGQNVTGRGNGIIRTGDAVQIIR; this comes from the coding sequence ATGATAACTGAGCAGCCGTTTTTGTCTGAAATCTGGGTCTACCCCGTGAAGTCACTGGGCGGTGTCAGACTGGAAACGGCGCAAGTGGAGGAACGCGGGTTACAGTACGACCGCCGCTGGCTGATTGTGGACGGAAACGGTACTTTTTTAACCCAGAGGGCACATCCCGAAATGGCGCTGATCGATGTGGCGATCCGGGAGGATAGCCTGCTCCTTTCTCATCGGGGTAACCCTGCTAATGCCGTAACCGTACCTTTGTCAGCGAATTTTTCCCGGGAGGTAACCGTTAAGATATGGAAAGATATGGTACCCGCGCAAGCCGTTTCCAAAGCCGCCGACGACTGGCTCAGCGACCACTTGCAAAGGCAGGTCCGCATTGTCGCGCTTTCGGAACATGCGGACCGCCGATCTCCCGATATAGCAGGACAAGCCCGAAGACTTATCAGTTTCGCAGACGATTTCCCTTTTCATTTAACCTCAGAAAGTTCACTCGGAGAACTAAACAGCCGGCTCCCTGAACCTGTTGGAATGAACCGCTTCCGGCCCAATTTCGTGATCACCGGCGCGACGCCATTTGCAGAAGATACCTGGAAATCGATTCGCATTTCGGACCTGGTATTTGACCTGATCTCGCCCTGCGAACGGTGCGCAGTGGTTACTATCAACCAGGAAACGGGCAGAAAAGGACTGGAACCATTACGGACGCTATCCAAATTCCGCCGGAAAGAAAGGCATATATTATTCGGGCAAAACGTTACCGGACGCGGAAACGGGATAATAAGGACAGGCGACGCAGTCCAAATAATACGTTGA
- a CDS encoding DUF6660 family protein — MKLAHYILALYTILLSCIPCQDEVVAAPVESQNAGINTNTHDDGQEAVDLCSPFCICACCSGITLQQVPGSLPEAASSPFFNDRSYAYLAPGMSENLSAIWQPPRA, encoded by the coding sequence ATGAAACTCGCGCATTACATCCTGGCACTCTACACGATCCTGCTGTCCTGCATTCCCTGCCAGGACGAAGTCGTCGCGGCGCCTGTTGAAAGTCAAAACGCAGGTATCAATACCAATACCCACGACGATGGACAGGAAGCCGTCGATCTGTGTTCACCTTTCTGCATTTGCGCTTGCTGTTCGGGCATTACCTTACAGCAGGTACCCGGTTCTTTGCCGGAAGCAGCCTCCTCCCCTTTTTTCAATGACAGATCTTACGCGTACCTGGCACCGGGTATGAGCGAAAATCTGAGTGCGATCTGGCAACCGCCCAGGGCTTAG